From one Rhizobium rosettiformans genomic stretch:
- a CDS encoding ornithine cyclodeaminase — MTAPAPSDKALVPFVSVENMMRLVHHIGIEHVLTELTDVIEADFKRWELFDKTPRVASHSREGVIELMPTSDGEIYSFKYVNGHPKNMAEGLQTVTAFGLLADVSTGYPVLLTEMTLLTALRTAATSAMAARHLAAKGATTMAMIGNGAQAEFQALAMKAVLGITEVRLFDIDPKATEKTRRNLEGSGLLVTACPTSQAAIEGAQIITTCTADKQYATILTDNMVGAGVHINAIGGDCPGKTELHRDILSRADTFVEYPPQTRIEGEIQQMDPDYPVTELWQVVTGQVEGRKNDKQITLFDSVGFAIEDFSALRYVRERVRGTAFYQSVDLIADPDDPRDLFGMLQRSKN; from the coding sequence ATGACAGCGCCAGCCCCTTCGGACAAAGCCCTCGTCCCCTTCGTCAGCGTCGAAAACATGATGCGGCTCGTGCATCACATTGGTATCGAGCACGTGCTCACCGAGCTCACCGACGTTATCGAGGCCGATTTCAAACGCTGGGAACTGTTCGATAAGACGCCGCGCGTCGCGTCGCATTCCCGCGAGGGCGTCATTGAGCTGATGCCGACATCGGATGGGGAGATCTATTCGTTCAAATACGTCAACGGCCATCCGAAGAACATGGCAGAGGGCCTGCAGACGGTGACTGCCTTCGGCCTGCTCGCCGATGTCTCGACCGGCTATCCTGTGCTGTTGACCGAGATGACACTGCTAACAGCGCTGCGGACAGCGGCAACGTCCGCCATGGCGGCCCGCCACCTCGCCGCCAAGGGCGCAACGACCATGGCAATGATCGGCAATGGTGCGCAGGCAGAATTCCAGGCGCTGGCGATGAAGGCCGTGCTCGGCATTACCGAGGTGAGGCTCTTCGACATCGACCCGAAGGCAACGGAAAAGACGCGGCGCAATCTCGAAGGATCGGGACTGCTTGTCACGGCCTGCCCAACGTCACAGGCGGCGATCGAGGGGGCTCAGATCATCACGACCTGCACTGCCGACAAGCAGTACGCGACCATCTTGACGGACAACATGGTCGGCGCCGGCGTGCACATCAACGCCATCGGTGGCGACTGCCCCGGCAAGACCGAACTGCATCGCGATATCCTCTCTCGTGCCGACACTTTCGTCGAGTATCCGCCGCAGACGCGGATCGAAGGCGAGATCCAGCAGATGGATCCGGACTATCCCGTCACCGAGCTCTGGCAGGTGGTCACCGGTCAGGTCGAAGGTCGCAAGAACGACAAGCAGATCACCCTCTTCGACAGCGTCGGCTTTGCGATCGAGGATTTTTCGGCATTGCGCTATGTGCGCGAGCGCGTACGGGGGACCGCCTTCTACCAGTCTGTCGATCTGATCGCCGATCCGGACGATCCTCGCGACCTGTTCGGCATGCTGCAGAGGTCCAAAAACTGA
- a CDS encoding ABC transporter substrate-binding protein, translated as MKTSRTLLASAALCLLATSMPALADTSGKKIALSNNYAGNSWRQAMLTSWEKVTGEAVKAGQVAAADAFTTAENQATEQAAQIQNMILQGYDAIVINAASPTALNGAVKEACDAGITVVSFDGIVTEPCAWRIAVDFKEMGRSQVEYLSGKLPQGGNLLEIRGLAGVFVDDEISAGIHAGVEQFPQFKIVGSVHGDWAQDVAQKAVAGILPSLPEIVGVVTQGGDGYGAAQAIAAANRPMPVIVMGNREDELKWWKEQKDANGYETMSVSIAPGVSTLAFWVAQQILDGKEVKKDLVVPFLRIDQDNLEANLANTQAGGVANVEYSLEDAQKVIGSAM; from the coding sequence ATGAAGACCAGCAGAACCCTTCTGGCGAGCGCGGCACTGTGCCTTCTCGCCACATCCATGCCCGCACTGGCCGACACTTCGGGCAAGAAGATCGCCCTTTCGAACAACTATGCCGGCAATTCCTGGCGCCAGGCCATGCTGACCAGCTGGGAAAAGGTGACCGGCGAGGCCGTCAAGGCCGGACAGGTCGCAGCCGCCGACGCCTTCACCACTGCCGAAAACCAGGCGACCGAACAGGCAGCGCAGATCCAGAACATGATCCTGCAGGGCTATGACGCCATCGTCATCAACGCTGCCTCGCCGACGGCACTCAACGGCGCCGTCAAGGAAGCCTGTGACGCCGGCATCACCGTCGTTTCGTTCGACGGCATCGTCACAGAGCCCTGCGCATGGCGTATCGCCGTCGACTTCAAGGAAATGGGCCGCAGCCAGGTCGAATATCTCTCCGGCAAGCTGCCGCAGGGCGGCAATCTGCTCGAAATCCGCGGCCTTGCCGGCGTCTTCGTCGATGACGAAATCTCGGCCGGCATCCATGCGGGTGTCGAGCAGTTCCCGCAGTTCAAGATCGTCGGCTCCGTGCATGGCGACTGGGCGCAGGACGTAGCGCAAAAGGCCGTCGCCGGCATCCTGCCGAGCCTGCCGGAGATTGTCGGTGTCGTGACCCAGGGCGGTGACGGCTATGGTGCGGCCCAGGCGATCGCTGCCGCCAACCGCCCGATGCCCGTTATCGTCATGGGCAACCGCGAAGACGAGCTGAAATGGTGGAAGGAACAGAAGGACGCCAACGGCTATGAGACCATGTCGGTCTCGATTGCGCCCGGCGTTTCCACGCTTGCCTTTTGGGTCGCCCAGCAGATCCTCGACGGCAAGGAAGTCAAGAAAGACCTCGTCGTTCCCTTCCTGCGCATCGACCAGGACAACCTGGAAGCCAACCTGGCCAACACCCAGGCCGGCGGCGTCGCCAATGTCGAGTATTCGCTCGAAGACGCCCAGAAGGTCATCGGCTCTGCGATGTAA
- a CDS encoding ABC transporter permease — translation MTQALSTLFSRTWIWSFIAAASVFLVTIVFTGGASTVGLAQAALTFGAFSVLVGLGQMLVITLGPGNIDLSVPANMTLAATVSLKVMNVENSMILTGLVVAIGVGVAIGIGNYALIKLLRIPPIIATLSMSFIVQSTAIWTNRGLRIKPPSWLADFTTSSTAGIPNVALVALVLSVIVWYVINRTVYGRSIAAIGQSIRAARMAGIPIDGTRLITYLLCAVLASLCGYLLASFSGGAALNMGTEYLLMSIAVVVIGGTAVAGGNSNVPGIWGASLFMFLVVSMLNTYGFGAGIRLILTGLIIIAVIMLPTTRSAGKT, via the coding sequence ATGACCCAGGCACTCTCCACACTCTTCTCCCGGACCTGGATCTGGTCCTTTATCGCAGCCGCCAGCGTCTTCCTCGTCACCATCGTCTTCACGGGCGGGGCGAGCACCGTCGGGCTCGCTCAGGCGGCCCTCACCTTCGGAGCCTTCTCTGTGCTGGTCGGCCTAGGCCAGATGCTGGTGATCACGCTCGGTCCTGGCAATATCGACCTATCGGTTCCTGCCAACATGACACTTGCTGCAACGGTCTCGCTCAAGGTGATGAATGTCGAGAACAGCATGATCCTGACCGGGCTTGTCGTTGCGATCGGAGTCGGGGTCGCGATCGGGATCGGCAATTACGCGCTGATCAAGCTGCTGCGCATTCCGCCGATCATCGCAACGTTGTCGATGAGCTTCATCGTGCAGTCGACGGCGATCTGGACGAACCGGGGACTGCGCATCAAGCCGCCGAGCTGGCTTGCCGACTTCACGACCTCCTCGACGGCGGGCATACCGAATGTAGCACTCGTCGCCTTGGTGCTCTCCGTCATCGTCTGGTACGTCATCAACCGCACGGTCTATGGCCGCTCGATTGCCGCGATCGGCCAGAGCATCCGCGCCGCCCGCATGGCCGGCATCCCGATCGACGGCACGCGGCTCATCACCTATCTGCTCTGCGCCGTGCTCGCCTCGCTCTGCGGTTATCTCCTTGCCAGCTTTTCCGGCGGCGCCGCGCTCAACATGGGCACGGAATATCTCCTGATGTCGATCGCCGTCGTCGTGATCGGCGGCACGGCGGTTGCCGGCGGCAACTCGAATGTTCCGGGGATATGGGGCGCCTCGCTCTTCATGTTCCTTGTCGTTTCGATGCTGAACACCTACGGCTTTGGTGCCGGCATCCGCCTCATTCTCACCGGTCTCATCATCATCGCCGTCATCATGCTGCCGACCACGCGCAGCGCCGGCAAAACCTGA
- a CDS encoding response regulator transcription factor produces the protein MKVLIVEDDPLHRSYLLEAVCAALPECRDVLEAENGADGEKMAREHKSAHIVMDLQMNARNGIEAARTIWKERPDTRILFWSNYSDEAYVRGVSRIVPDGAAYGYVLKSASDERLKLALRSIFVEAQCVIDREVRGMQQKSLGQVRGFSDSEYEILVDIALGLTDRTIARRRGLSIRSVQNRLQQLYEKLGVYQMSVEDSDEGRFNLRARAVTVALLRKLLNYSALERAEAELAEWLRSH, from the coding sequence ATGAAGGTCTTGATCGTGGAGGACGATCCGCTGCACCGCTCCTATCTGCTCGAAGCGGTGTGTGCGGCACTTCCGGAATGCCGCGACGTGCTGGAGGCCGAGAACGGGGCCGATGGCGAGAAGATGGCCCGTGAGCACAAGTCCGCCCATATCGTGATGGACCTGCAGATGAACGCCCGCAATGGCATCGAGGCGGCGCGCACCATTTGGAAGGAACGACCCGATACCCGCATCCTCTTCTGGTCGAACTATTCCGACGAGGCCTATGTGCGTGGCGTCTCCCGGATCGTGCCGGACGGCGCGGCTTATGGCTACGTCCTGAAATCAGCCTCAGATGAGCGGTTGAAACTCGCGCTGCGCAGCATCTTCGTCGAGGCGCAATGCGTCATCGATCGCGAAGTGCGCGGCATGCAGCAGAAGAGCCTCGGACAGGTGAGGGGCTTCAGCGACAGCGAATACGAGATCCTCGTCGATATCGCGCTCGGATTGACGGACCGCACCATCGCCCGCCGACGGGGCCTATCGATCCGCAGCGTTCAGAACCGCCTTCAACAGCTCTACGAAAAACTCGGCGTCTACCAGATGTCGGTCGAGGATAGCGACGAGGGGCGCTTTAATCTGAGGGCCAGGGCAGTGACGGTTGCGCTTTTGCGCAAGCTGTTGAACTACAGCGCCCTTGAACGCGCCGAAGCCGAGCTTGCGGAGTGGCTGCGGTCTCATTGA
- a CDS encoding ATP-binding cassette domain-containing protein → MNAMLDKGDGRPVVSVTDARVRFGAVKALDGVTLEIGAGECVGLVGHNGAGKSTIVNVINGGLSPHQGSIRYGHGSVGHSINAARDAGIRCVFQELSLCPNLTIVENTRVMHRSLKGWGWRKRGAALIESKLEEIFPGHSIDCHEAVGTLTIAERQMVEIAITFCEIGSPVRLVILDEPTSSLDTRLAEQLLAYVERFVRDGGSILFISHILGEILSVSSRIVVMKDGKVVSQRPAEEFSEHGLIEAMGSVVKTRQARTNLLRTDTASVLTAAPVRGRGLPFQAMKGEIVGFAGLGGHGQTDMLVGLFESRTGNWLRANDPEVAFVAGDRAVNGTFTLWSILRNLSIGILPDLSRLQTLDFDREETLGQTWKERIGIRTPDMDNPILSLSGGNQQKVLFARALASRAPVVLMDDPMRGVDFGTKQEVYAILRQEADAGRTFVWYSTEMDEVCLCDRVYVFNNGMIVAELKGDEVTEENILSASFQEAA, encoded by the coding sequence ATGAATGCCATGCTCGATAAGGGCGATGGACGGCCCGTCGTCAGCGTTACCGATGCAAGAGTGCGTTTCGGCGCGGTCAAGGCGCTGGATGGCGTCACCCTAGAGATCGGGGCTGGAGAATGCGTCGGCCTGGTTGGCCACAACGGCGCCGGCAAATCCACGATCGTCAACGTCATCAATGGCGGGCTCTCCCCCCATCAGGGCTCCATCCGATACGGTCACGGCAGCGTGGGCCATAGCATCAATGCCGCCCGCGATGCCGGCATTCGCTGTGTCTTCCAGGAGCTGTCGCTCTGCCCGAATTTGACGATCGTCGAGAACACCCGCGTCATGCATCGTAGCCTGAAAGGCTGGGGCTGGCGCAAGCGGGGTGCTGCGCTCATCGAGAGCAAGCTCGAGGAAATCTTTCCCGGCCATTCCATCGACTGCCACGAGGCCGTCGGCACACTCACCATCGCGGAACGCCAGATGGTGGAGATCGCGATCACGTTCTGCGAGATCGGCAGCCCGGTGCGCCTCGTCATCTTGGACGAGCCGACCTCGTCGCTGGATACGCGGCTTGCGGAGCAGTTGCTCGCCTATGTCGAGCGCTTCGTCCGCGACGGCGGCTCGATCCTGTTCATCTCCCACATTCTCGGCGAGATCCTCTCGGTCTCAAGCCGCATCGTCGTCATGAAGGACGGCAAGGTGGTCAGCCAGAGACCGGCCGAGGAGTTTTCGGAGCACGGGCTGATCGAAGCGATGGGCAGCGTGGTGAAGACGCGGCAAGCGCGCACGAACCTGCTGAGGACGGACACGGCAAGTGTGCTGACAGCTGCACCGGTGCGCGGACGCGGCCTCCCCTTCCAGGCCATGAAGGGCGAAATCGTCGGTTTCGCCGGTCTGGGCGGGCACGGCCAGACGGACATGCTGGTCGGCCTCTTCGAGTCCCGAACCGGCAACTGGCTGCGAGCCAATGACCCTGAAGTCGCCTTCGTCGCCGGCGACCGCGCTGTCAATGGCACCTTCACGCTGTGGAGCATCTTGAGAAACCTCAGCATCGGCATCCTGCCGGATCTTTCACGGCTGCAGACCCTGGATTTCGACCGGGAGGAGACGCTGGGGCAGACCTGGAAGGAGCGGATCGGCATCCGCACACCCGACATGGACAATCCGATCCTGTCGCTCTCAGGCGGCAACCAGCAGAAGGTTCTCTTCGCCCGGGCGCTCGCCAGCCGCGCGCCAGTGGTTTTGATGGACGACCCTATGCGCGGCGTCGACTTCGGCACCAAGCAGGAGGTCTATGCCATCCTGCGCCAGGAGGCTGACGCCGGGCGGACCTTTGTCTGGTACTCGACCGAGATGGACGAGGTCTGCCTCTGCGATCGCGTCTATGTGTTCAACAACGGCATGATCGTTGCCGAACTGAAGGGCGACGAGGTGACGGAAGAAAACATCCTTTCCGCCTCCTTCCAGGAGGCCGCATGA
- a CDS encoding GAF domain-containing sensor histidine kinase — MLKIAPSALLDHYLGISRLLAGQLDFRSAIKAVGVEVSHIVPHDHLDVCITMVNGLYHTAYETGLDTFWGQTTPAPVASSPIRTLLWGEIDFLLTADAQLETRYHVDTPFTRPIFEHNLRSRIHVPLKVGGEVIGALSCSSHQVDFYSPQDVENAQSIADLLSPYFFALRAAEQAKQSAIIEAEARAREEGLRLGALNLTEALESERQRIGMDLHDQTLADLTRLSRRVDRMMQEKDLSGEMLEPVARSLQQCMQNLREIIEEAKPAVLQLFGFAHAIENHLDRAVRDQGASLSWRLVDDSDGVIDLLDQTVRIALFRITQEAINNAVRHAQSSDLEVRLRASNCAVVVEVADDGRGLSRGGRGEGGGIDNMMTRARLISAKFTIGANREGEGTTVRVQLPLPAQTMTAKGDDA, encoded by the coding sequence ATGCTCAAGATCGCGCCCTCGGCGTTGCTCGATCACTATCTCGGCATATCCAGGCTCCTGGCCGGTCAGCTCGATTTCCGCTCGGCCATCAAGGCCGTGGGCGTCGAAGTATCGCATATCGTGCCGCATGACCACCTCGATGTCTGCATCACCATGGTCAACGGGCTCTATCACACCGCTTACGAGACTGGTCTCGACACCTTCTGGGGCCAGACGACGCCTGCACCGGTGGCGAGCAGCCCGATCCGCACCCTGCTTTGGGGCGAGATCGACTTCCTCCTGACGGCAGATGCACAGCTTGAAACCCGCTACCACGTCGATACGCCCTTCACCCGTCCGATCTTCGAGCACAACCTCCGCAGCCGCATCCATGTGCCGCTGAAGGTGGGTGGCGAGGTTATCGGCGCGCTCAGCTGCTCCTCGCATCAGGTGGATTTCTACTCGCCACAGGATGTCGAAAACGCCCAGTCGATCGCCGACCTCTTGTCTCCCTATTTCTTTGCCCTTCGAGCCGCTGAACAGGCAAAGCAGTCGGCCATCATTGAGGCCGAGGCGCGCGCTCGCGAGGAAGGCTTGCGGCTGGGCGCTCTCAATCTCACCGAGGCGCTCGAAAGCGAGCGGCAGCGCATCGGAATGGACCTGCACGACCAGACGCTTGCCGACCTGACGCGCCTGTCGCGCCGGGTCGACAGGATGATGCAGGAGAAGGACCTGAGTGGAGAGATGCTCGAGCCCGTGGCCCGCAGTCTGCAGCAATGCATGCAGAATTTGCGCGAGATCATCGAGGAGGCGAAACCGGCTGTCTTGCAGCTTTTCGGCTTTGCCCATGCGATCGAGAACCATCTCGATCGGGCCGTTCGAGATCAGGGGGCATCTTTGTCCTGGCGTCTGGTGGACGACAGCGACGGTGTCATCGATCTCCTGGATCAGACGGTTCGGATCGCGTTGTTTCGGATCACGCAGGAGGCCATCAACAATGCGGTTCGCCATGCGCAGTCCAGCGATCTTGAGGTCCGTCTGCGGGCAAGCAACTGCGCTGTTGTCGTCGAAGTCGCCGATGACGGACGAGGCCTGTCACGTGGCGGCCGAGGCGAGGGCGGGGGCATCGACAACATGATGACGCGGGCGCGGCTGATCTCGGCCAAGTTCACCATAGGCGCAAACCGGGAGGGCGAGGGGACGACTGTCCGGGTGCAGTTGCCTCTTCCAGCGCAGACAATGACAGCGAAGGGAGATGACGCATGA
- a CDS encoding GGDEF domain-containing protein — MNEVERLNILRQYGILDTPHEEPFERIAALARLIFDAPIVLISLLDDDRQWFKSNIGLDLRETEREHSICNETIRSDDVLVIADTRQDIRTARNPFVIGKPYVAFYAGAPLVTSEKARLGSLCIMDREPRHFDERQMAILQSLAALVMREMELRRQIDQDWLTGATSRMAFHGTLEKLVGRMAPPSIGLISFDIDHFKQINDRFGHMAGDRVLIDIVEVCRGVLRDGDVISRMGGEEFAVLLPGATTKSALAVAERLRQAIESSRRTDVDGPVTASFGVTMLDQGDHGLADPLRRADEALYRSKANGRNRVTYSWAMPAEIGLGAGSVREGS; from the coding sequence ATGAATGAAGTCGAACGCCTGAACATACTGCGTCAGTACGGCATTCTGGACACGCCGCATGAGGAGCCCTTCGAACGGATCGCCGCCCTGGCGCGCCTGATCTTTGACGCGCCGATCGTGCTGATCTCGCTGCTTGACGACGATCGCCAATGGTTCAAGTCGAATATCGGTCTGGACCTGCGCGAAACCGAGCGCGAACACTCGATATGCAACGAGACAATTCGCAGCGACGACGTTCTGGTGATTGCCGACACAAGGCAGGACATCCGGACGGCGCGAAACCCTTTTGTCATTGGAAAACCTTACGTCGCATTTTATGCAGGCGCTCCGCTGGTGACCTCGGAAAAAGCTCGCCTCGGTTCACTCTGCATCATGGATCGCGAGCCGCGACACTTCGACGAGCGGCAAATGGCGATCCTGCAGTCGCTCGCCGCCCTGGTGATGCGGGAAATGGAGCTCCGGCGACAGATCGATCAAGACTGGCTCACCGGTGCCACATCTCGTATGGCCTTCCACGGTACTTTGGAGAAGCTTGTCGGACGCATGGCGCCACCGTCGATCGGCCTGATCAGCTTCGACATCGATCACTTCAAGCAAATCAACGACCGCTTTGGTCACATGGCAGGCGATCGTGTGCTGATCGACATTGTGGAGGTATGCCGTGGCGTCCTGCGCGACGGCGACGTGATCTCACGGATGGGAGGCGAGGAATTCGCCGTTCTCTTGCCGGGGGCAACAACCAAGAGCGCGCTTGCAGTCGCCGAGCGCCTCCGGCAGGCAATCGAAAGCTCGCGACGCACAGATGTTGATGGCCCTGTCACGGCAAGCTTCGGTGTCACCATGCTCGATCAGGGCGACCACGGTCTGGCAGATCCCTTGCGGCGCGCGGACGAGGCCCTTTATCGATCCAAGGCGAACGGCCGCAATCGAGTCACCTATTCCTGGGCCATGCCTGCGGAAATAGGCCTTGGCGCCGGCAGCGTGCGCGAAGGGTCTTGA
- a CDS encoding SMP-30/gluconolactonase/LRE family protein: MENPHYEIRDPRFRDLLVSSAALEELYSGCRWAEGPVWFNDGGYLLFSDIPNERVLRWVEGAGTSVYRAPSQFINGNTRDREGRLVSCEHGGRRVIRTEIDGAVTTLADRHDGKRLNSPNDVVVKSDGSVWFTDPSYGILSDYEGYKADEEQVSRNVYRLDPATGELIVMIDDFLQPNGLCFSPDETLLYVADSGASHKPDAPRHIRVFDVTEGKRLTNGRVFAHIDKGIPDGMRTDMDGNLWSSAADGVHCFHPDGTLLGKILVPQAVANLTFGGPKKNRLFITASTSLYAIYTATRGAQTP; the protein is encoded by the coding sequence ATGGAAAATCCACACTACGAGATCCGCGACCCCCGCTTCCGCGACCTGCTCGTTTCCAGCGCCGCCCTCGAAGAGCTTTACTCGGGCTGCCGATGGGCCGAGGGCCCCGTCTGGTTCAATGATGGCGGCTATCTGCTGTTCAGTGACATTCCGAACGAACGCGTCCTGCGCTGGGTCGAGGGTGCTGGCACTTCCGTTTATCGGGCGCCGTCGCAGTTCATTAACGGCAATACGCGCGACCGTGAGGGACGTCTCGTTTCCTGCGAACATGGTGGGCGCCGCGTGATCCGCACCGAGATCGACGGCGCGGTTACGACCCTGGCCGATCGGCACGACGGCAAGCGGCTGAACTCGCCAAACGATGTTGTGGTGAAGTCAGATGGTTCGGTCTGGTTCACGGACCCGTCCTACGGCATTCTCTCTGATTACGAGGGCTACAAGGCCGACGAGGAGCAGGTGAGCCGCAATGTCTACCGGCTCGATCCCGCGACCGGCGAGCTCATCGTCATGATCGACGATTTCCTGCAGCCGAACGGGCTCTGCTTTTCGCCAGACGAGACATTGCTCTACGTCGCCGATTCCGGCGCCAGCCACAAGCCAGATGCGCCTCGTCATATCCGCGTCTTTGATGTGACGGAGGGCAAACGACTGACGAACGGACGCGTCTTTGCCCATATCGACAAGGGCATTCCCGACGGCATGCGGACGGATATGGACGGAAATCTCTGGTCGAGCGCTGCCGACGGCGTGCATTGCTTCCATCCCGACGGCACGCTTCTCGGCAAGATTCTGGTCCCTCAGGCGGTCGCCAACCTGACCTTCGGCGGACCGAAGAAGAACCGCCTGTTCATCACGGCCTCGACATCGCTCTATGCGATCTACACCGCGACACGGGGCGCCCAGACGCCCTGA
- a CDS encoding regulatory protein RecX, whose amino-acid sequence MDEPSKATEDQPTPRMLAWAKNSAAYRLAKRMMTERELADAIRRKARSKFEDISEAQLNALAETALAFGRSMKALDDQNYAEIRANSAARSGRSKRAIARKLAEKGVDRAIVEAVLVDADDLRSAVVYARKKAFGPFRRPDVEADDARWSKEIASFARQGFGFDLAKRVLDMEREEAEDILLGPA is encoded by the coding sequence ATGGACGAACCGTCGAAAGCCACTGAGGATCAGCCAACGCCACGCATGTTGGCCTGGGCGAAGAACTCGGCCGCCTATCGGCTTGCCAAGCGCATGATGACCGAACGCGAACTCGCCGATGCCATCAGGCGCAAGGCGCGCAGCAAGTTTGAAGATATCAGTGAAGCGCAGCTAAACGCGCTGGCGGAAACGGCTCTTGCTTTCGGCCGCAGCATGAAGGCGCTGGACGACCAGAACTATGCGGAGATCCGGGCGAATTCGGCGGCACGCAGCGGCCGCTCCAAGCGCGCAATTGCCCGCAAGCTTGCTGAGAAGGGTGTGGACCGCGCTATCGTCGAGGCCGTCCTCGTGGACGCAGACGATTTGCGCTCGGCCGTCGTCTATGCGCGCAAGAAGGCCTTCGGGCCCTTCCGCCGCCCGGATGTGGAAGCCGACGACGCCCGCTGGAGCAAGGAGATCGCCTCCTTTGCCCGCCAGGGCTTCGGCTTCGATCTGGCCAAGCGTGTGCTCGACATGGAGCGTGAGGAAGCCGAGGACATTCTTCTCGGGCCGGCGTGA
- a CDS encoding ABC transporter permease, giving the protein MTKFFSADGLRLLIPALSLVGLLAAVFYLQPRAMSYTGLNLLFNLAVPIALATIAQMLIMTVNDLDLSMGTFVSFVACVTATYLQSSPLMGVLILMAAIGVYALIGVMIHLRDLPSIVVTLGMSFVWGGLAVLILPAPGGEAPGWIRAIMTVKPPLVPMAIVASILIAVVSHYVIMRSSFGVVLRGVGGNSRSVARAGWSIIGARAAVYGLAGFFAVLAGMALVGLTTSADANIALRYTLLSIAGVILGGGEFVGGRVSPIGAVIGALTLTLAGSFLSFLRISPDWQIGAQGAILILVLTLRLALNRAEGRKGKS; this is encoded by the coding sequence ATGACGAAGTTCTTCTCAGCCGACGGCCTGCGCCTGCTGATCCCGGCCCTTTCGCTGGTCGGGCTGCTGGCCGCGGTCTTCTATCTCCAGCCGCGGGCTATGAGCTATACCGGGCTCAACCTGCTGTTCAATCTGGCGGTGCCGATCGCGCTCGCCACGATCGCCCAGATGCTGATCATGACGGTCAACGACCTCGATCTGTCGATGGGCACCTTCGTCAGCTTCGTCGCTTGCGTGACGGCGACCTATCTGCAGTCCTCGCCTCTAATGGGTGTCCTCATTCTGATGGCAGCGATCGGCGTCTATGCTCTGATCGGCGTGATGATCCACCTTCGGGATCTGCCGTCGATCGTCGTGACGCTCGGCATGAGTTTCGTCTGGGGCGGGCTTGCGGTTTTGATCCTGCCGGCGCCGGGCGGTGAGGCACCGGGCTGGATCCGCGCAATCATGACGGTGAAGCCGCCGCTCGTCCCGATGGCGATCGTGGCCAGCATCCTGATCGCCGTTGTCAGCCACTATGTCATCATGCGCTCGTCCTTCGGCGTCGTCTTGCGCGGTGTGGGCGGCAACAGCCGCTCGGTTGCGCGGGCCGGATGGTCGATCATCGGCGCACGGGCGGCTGTCTATGGTCTCGCCGGGTTCTTTGCGGTGCTTGCCGGCATGGCGCTGGTGGGGCTGACCACCTCAGCCGACGCCAACATTGCGCTGCGCTATACGCTGCTCTCGATCGCCGGTGTCATTCTCGGCGGCGGTGAATTTGTCGGCGGGCGCGTCTCGCCGATCGGCGCCGTTATCGGTGCACTCACCCTGACGCTGGCCGGCTCATTTCTGTCGTTCCTTAGGATTTCGCCGGACTGGCAGATCGGCGCACAGGGCGCGATCCTGATCCTCGTGCTGACGCTGCGTCTTGCCCTCAATCGCGCCGAAGGCCGGAAGGGCAAGTCATGA